From one Vallitalea longa genomic stretch:
- a CDS encoding LacI family DNA-binding transcriptional regulator: MSVTLKEIAKKANVSISTVSRVINNDTNKPASKETQDKVWRIVRELGYVPNQNARNLIKGNESIIENTNTRAIGCIFTSTRDTYNDPFFSQIARGIQDEVSKRGYVLGYSFSSCDMSFSALYNNLTSNPVDGAVILGRFSKDVLNFLKQNISNIVYAGVNYVDAGFDEVICDGYKGAMSAVEHLINLNHRNIGFIGSTKEIEKVVNEHRYEGYLDTLNRHSIPVDKAYIEDVELSSADGFSGMENMINRLGKDKLPTAVFCANDLVAIGAMKALHKNNIRVPQDISIIGLDDIELSEYVTPGLTTIKVPKVELGKFAVKMLIDKIENGHTLPVRVNVPFALIERESCRAIN; encoded by the coding sequence ATGTCCGTAACATTGAAAGAAATTGCTAAAAAAGCAAATGTTTCTATATCGACTGTATCAAGAGTAATTAATAATGATACCAATAAACCTGCTAGTAAAGAGACTCAGGATAAAGTTTGGAGAATAGTAAGAGAACTTGGATATGTTCCTAATCAAAATGCAAGGAATTTGATTAAGGGTAATGAAAGTATTATAGAGAATACTAATACAAGAGCAATCGGATGTATTTTTACATCAACTAGGGACACATATAATGATCCTTTTTTCTCACAGATAGCTAGAGGTATCCAAGATGAAGTTTCAAAAAGAGGATACGTGTTAGGATATTCATTTTCATCATGCGACATGTCATTTTCGGCATTATATAATAATTTGACCTCTAATCCTGTAGATGGGGCTGTTATACTTGGAAGATTCAGTAAAGATGTTCTTAATTTTCTGAAACAAAATATAAGTAACATTGTTTATGCTGGAGTCAACTATGTAGATGCAGGTTTTGATGAAGTTATATGTGATGGATATAAGGGAGCAATGAGTGCAGTTGAACATTTAATTAATTTGAACCATAGAAATATCGGATTCATAGGTTCGACAAAAGAAATAGAAAAGGTAGTTAATGAACATAGATACGAAGGGTATTTGGATACTTTAAATAGACATTCTATACCTGTTGATAAAGCTTATATAGAAGATGTAGAACTTTCTTCAGCTGATGGATTTTCTGGAATGGAAAACATGATTAACAGGTTAGGAAAAGATAAATTACCAACAGCAGTTTTTTGTGCTAATGATTTAGTAGCTATTGGAGCGATGAAAGCTCTTCATAAAAATAATATAAGAGTACCACAAGATATATCAATAATAGGACTTGATGATATAGAGTTATCAGAATATGTTACACCAGGGTTAACAACTATAAAAGTACCGAAAGTAGAATTAGGAAAATTTGCAGTAAAGATGCTTATAGATAAGATTGAAAATGGTCATACTCTACCTGTAAGAGTTAATGTACCTTTCGCACTAATTGAAAGAGAAAGTTGTAGAGCTATAAATTGA